In Methanoregula sp., a single genomic region encodes these proteins:
- a CDS encoding ATP-binding cassette domain-containing protein: MSPPAANSDEQEDALQHLKSRGYCSSEQCVIRIEHLTKTFQDKQRTVTAVDDVTFDVKRGEIFGLLGPNGAGKSTLIRILTTLLKPTSGTAFVDVYEITRDPEKIRGIIGVCPQNSTLDNELTAYDNLEFYGKLEDVDDRILPDRIWELLAMVGLTDRAHMKVQTFSGGMKRKLEIVRAFIHRPLILFLDEPTIGLDPESRREVWQQIEHLNAENTTIILTTHYMDEAEKLCGRIAFVDRGRLISLDTMDNLRLLLPAGDLIEIGFDRLDDRIISAIRAHDLVISADVKEQRLHITAKNGNTILPAILAIFDRYAVTITAISIRSPSLEDVFIYLTGKNLSDGGGSDGAQGGGGVPAPDRRRPS, from the coding sequence ATGAGCCCCCCCGCTGCGAATTCCGATGAACAGGAAGATGCACTGCAGCATCTTAAAAGCCGGGGCTATTGTTCTTCTGAACAGTGCGTTATCCGGATCGAACATCTCACCAAAACGTTCCAGGATAAACAGCGAACGGTAACAGCCGTGGATGATGTCACTTTTGATGTCAAACGCGGCGAGATCTTCGGCCTGCTCGGGCCCAACGGTGCCGGAAAAAGCACCCTGATACGCATCCTCACCACCCTGCTCAAACCCACCTCGGGTACAGCATTTGTTGATGTGTATGAGATCACCAGAGATCCAGAAAAGATCCGGGGCATCATCGGGGTCTGTCCCCAGAACAGCACGCTGGATAATGAGCTCACCGCGTACGACAATTTAGAGTTCTATGGAAAGTTAGAGGATGTCGATGACCGCATCCTGCCGGATCGCATCTGGGAACTTCTGGCCATGGTCGGGCTTACTGACCGGGCCCACATGAAAGTGCAGACTTTCTCGGGCGGGATGAAGAGGAAGCTTGAGATCGTGCGGGCGTTCATCCACCGCCCCCTGATCCTGTTTCTTGACGAACCGACCATCGGTCTTGATCCTGAGTCCCGGCGCGAGGTCTGGCAGCAGATCGAACACCTGAACGCAGAGAACACCACCATCATCTTAACCACACATTACATGGACGAGGCAGAGAAACTCTGTGGCAGGATTGCGTTTGTGGACCGGGGCCGGCTCATATCGTTAGATACCATGGATAACCTGCGCCTGCTGCTTCCTGCCGGCGATCTTATCGAAATTGGGTTTGATCGGCTGGATGACCGGATCATTTCTGCAATCAGAGCACATGATCTTGTCATTTCTGCTGACGTAAAAGAGCAGAGGCTCCATATCACCGCAAAAAACGGAAACACCATCCTGCCGGCCATTCTTGCGATCTTTGATCGCTATGCAGTAACCATAACCGCAATCTCTATCCGGTCCCCTTCCCTTGAAGACGTCTTCATCTACCTGACCGGTAAAAACCTGAGCGACGGCGGGGGAAGCGATGGCGCACAGGG